GTCAATTTTAGAAAAGCATTGTTTGCCCATACAGTCTCACCTTCTGGATTTGCAATTATAATTGCATCAGATGTTTCGGATGCTACTAGAGATAGCATGTTAAGGTTGTCTTCTACATTTTTACGTTCACTTATATCTCTAAAAAAACAAACTAAAAAAGTACGATTGCCGACGATGAATTTTTTTCCTGATGCGACTTCAACTGGGATTATAGCACCCAAGTTTGTCTTTATAAAAGTCTCATTTACAAAGTAGTTGTCTTTATCTTTATTATTGGCTAGAAACAATCGGATTTCAATTCTTTTCTCAATTGGGAACAACTTTGAGTTGTGTATACCTAGTAATTCAGATGATTTATATCCCGTAAGCTCATAAGCTCTCGAATTACAATCCGTAATTATTCCAGTAGAATAATCAATAATAATTATGGCATCATTAGCACTGGAAAAAATAGAAGAAAATTTCTTAACGTTTAATTCAAGTTCATTAATTAAATTTTGCTCTTTTGTAATATCTTGAAAAGTACCTAATAGTCTAATTACTTTATTGTTTTTCAATTCCGTCCGACAAATACATTCAACATATTTTATGTTATTTTTTGCTGTGGTAATTTGAAATTTATCATTAAATGAGATACCATCGCTAATTGCTTTTTCTATTAAAGCTACAATTCTTTCTCTGTTTTCACCGGGGCTATAAAATTTAATTCCGTCACCATTTATCGGTTGAAAGTCTTCAGGGACTTCAAGAATACATTTTGTAATGGAATCCCAATATACAGAATTGGTCTCTAAATTCGATTCCCAGATACCAATTTTTGCAGATTCGGCTGCCTTGATATAAATATCATGCTTATTCGTCATAGTAGGTTTTAAGATAATGGTATATTATGTCTTGGGGACTTTCAAATTTAAAATAAATTATTCTCTGAATCGTTTTTTTTGTATTTAATATTTTATTTTTTGAAGTTAAAAAATGTTTATTTTCTAATTGCTTGATAATCAGAAATATTTTTTAGCTGGTTAAAATATTTTTTTTAGTAGATTAAATATTGCATGAATTAACTGATACTGATGCATTCCGCTTTTTTAAAACTAAGAAGTTTATCTTTTATTGCCAATACGGATCAAATTAATGTAAATTTGCATTAAATTTTATCCAAATGAGCGAAGGCGAAATTCTATTTAAAAAACCAACTTATCCTGTAAATAAACCGTTATTTGACTATTTAGAGCGTTTTGACCGTATTTCAAAAGTTCAAATTTGTTATGATGATTTACTGCGTTTTTCTGGTTCAATAAATGTGTATGATAAGCAGGACCAGGACACTTTATGGGCACGTGTTTTTTATAATGAATTTGAAAGAAATGAAATAGACTTGAATTTAAAAAAAATCTATTCTCTTTTGCACTCAGATGGAAACAATGATATTATAAAATTTTTAAATGTAGATGCAATTGATTTTTGCACTTTTGGAAATTCTAAACCTTTTAGGATAAAAGTCAGAAATATTTTAAATGATAATTATGTACATTTTTACATTAAAAAAGCAGATGCTTCCCGTATATATGGACTGGAATTGGAACATATATTATCACCTGATAAAATAAATTTTTTAGTATACGATGATACTTTAATTGAAGAGCATATTATTGGGATTCCAGGTGATGTATTCATTGAAACACTATTAAATGACTGTACGGAGACTGAAAAATCTCAAATTGCAAAAGAATTTGTAAAATTTAATGAACGTTGTATGATTCGCCTTTTGGGTGACATGAGAGCGTATAATTATGTAATCATCCCAATTCATGATTTTGATCAAGTTGTTTATAGAATTCGTCCTATCGATTTTGATCAACAATGTTATGAGGGTAATTTTAAAATTTATCGTCCCCAATTCTTTAAGGAAAACTATCCGATGGTAAAATTGGTTAAAGAAAAATTGCAAGAAAGTTCTATTGAGCAATATAAAAATGAAGAACGTGCAGCCTTAGCCAAAAGAATTCTTTCGGCAGAAACACGTATCAAAAGAATATTGAAAATTATGGGGAACGATATGATTGCCCCAGACGAACATGTACAACAATTAAAATTGGACCTTTATAAATACACCAACGACTTGAATTTTAAAAATGCAAAACGAATGGGTAATGTATTGAGTGCTGCATTCAAATTTGTTACAAGGAATTTTAAAAATGCCAACTTATTTAAACCTGGTTTCTAGTTTGTTTTTTTGATTATCTTCTTTTTTATTTATGTGATATCGGTATAATTTATGAAAAATTATTTTTTGTTTTTTTCGGTCGGTTTCTTTTTATTTTCATGTCAACAAGATTCAGGTTTACTATCTCCCCTTTATAAATTACCGGACAATTTAAAGGAGGTTTCTGGTATTAGTTACGCACCAGAAAATCATTTAGTTTGGGTAATTGAAGATAGTGGCAATAAGAATAAAATCTATGCTTTAGATCAAAAAGGGAATGTTGCGAATAGTCTAACAATAAAGAAGACAAAAAATATTGATTGGGAAGAGATTACTAAAGATGGAGATGGGAACTTATATATAGGTGATTTTGGGAACAATGAGAATGTCAGAAAGGATTTATGCATTTATAAAATTGCAAAAGCAGCATTAGATAATAAGACAACTGCACCCATTTATAAAGTGTCTTTTTCTTATCCAGAACAAAATGAATTTCCTCCAAAAAAGAAAGAATTACTTTTTGATGTTGAAAGTTTTTTTGAACTAAAGGGTAATTTTTATTTGTTTACTAAAAACAGAAGTAAGGGATTTGATGGTACTACATTATTGTATCGAATCCCAAATAAAGAAGGATTCCATCAAGCGAAGTTATTAGGTAAATATAAAACAGGGAATGATTTTGATAATTATGCAATAACAAGTGCAGCTATTAGTCCAGATCAATCAAAAGTAGTCTTGTTGAGTCATAGCAGAATTTGGTTATTTGAGAATTTTAAAGAGGACGATTTTTCCTCGGGAAAAATGTGTGAATTTAATTTAAAGCATAATTCTCAAAAAGAAGGGATTTGTTTTAAAGATAATGATAAATTACTAATTGTCGACGAAAAAACAAAGGGTAATGGGGGAATGGTTTATGAAGTTTCCATAAATAACCTTAAACTAAAATCCAAACCCTAATCCAAAAGTGATTCGTCCTTCATCATCTGGGCTCTTAAAATAAGTAAGCCTAGCAGTGATTACATTTAAACCATTAAGCCATAAACCTCCACCAAAGGATTGATGCCACTTGTTTGATTTCTCTCCGTCTAACCAAACTCTTCCATAATCAAAACCTCCTAAAACACCATAAGTCATTGGAACAATACTTTCGCGTATTTTTCCAATATTCCATCTTAAATCACTACTTTGAAAAAAGGATTGCTTGCCTAAAAAGCGTTCATTTCTAAAACCTCTTAAATCATAATCACCGCCTAAAGTTGCACCTTGATAGAATTCAAAATTATTATTTAATACTGCTTTTCCTTTTAACAGTGTTGCTAAAACAAACTTACCATTAGAGTCAATTTTGTGATTAAAATTAAGTTTTGATTCAATTGTTGGAAAATTACGATTTAGATCACCTAGGTTTACTTTCCAGCTTCCTGAAATCGAAAACCCCATTCCAATGCTTGGTAATGAAGGGTTGTCGTAATTTTCATAACTATAT
The Flavobacterium sp. WC2421 genome window above contains:
- a CDS encoding SdiA-regulated domain-containing protein, producing MKNYFLFFSVGFFLFSCQQDSGLLSPLYKLPDNLKEVSGISYAPENHLVWVIEDSGNKNKIYALDQKGNVANSLTIKKTKNIDWEEITKDGDGNLYIGDFGNNENVRKDLCIYKIAKAALDNKTTAPIYKVSFSYPEQNEFPPKKKELLFDVESFFELKGNFYLFTKNRSKGFDGTTLLYRIPNKEGFHQAKLLGKYKTGNDFDNYAITSAAISPDQSKVVLLSHSRIWLFENFKEDDFSSGKMCEFNLKHNSQKEGICFKDNDKLLIVDEKTKGNGGMVYEVSINNLKLKSKP